In the Arachis ipaensis cultivar K30076 chromosome B04, Araip1.1, whole genome shotgun sequence genome, CGAacacaaaattataataacaaatcagAACTAAACTTATAATAACAAATTGGAATCAAATAACAAACataattataataacaaatcagAACCAAAATAACGAacacaaaattataataacaaattagaaaaatataataacttATAATAACAAATCAGAATCAAATAACGAACAGAAAATTATGATAACAAATCAGAactaaaattataataacaaatcacaaacataattataataacaaatcagAACCAAAATAACGAacacaaaattataataacaaattagaaaaatataataacttATAATAACAAATCAGAATCAAATAACGAACAGAAAATTATGATAACAAATCAGAactaaaattataataacaaatcacTACAAATTAGAACCAAAATAATGAACACAAAAGGGAAGTTCAGAAGCATTACCTGAGCACTAGCGCAGAGAAGAAGAAGGCGGCAGCAGCGGCGGCAGAATCTGGCAGTAGTAGTGGTGACGAACAATGCCGACAAAGACGAGGCTGCTGGCCAGCATCGGAAGGGGCTTTCGAAGAGGAGGGGTCTATCGGAAAGATGAGAGGGGAGAGAGTAGGAGGCAagagggttagagagagagagagattcaaATGAGGACGAAGATGATTCGCGGTTTGAGTTTAGGGCACATCCGCTGGTAACATGTTGCGGGTTATCAAAATACAGCGCTTCACTAAGTGGATTTACCATAGAAATTTTTCGACGATAAATCTGGCCCTAaattttatgtatattttttccGTTTTTTCTCCAATTATTACCGACAAATTTACTGTCGAAAACTAGAATCCACTGATAATATTTTGACGGGCAAAAAATGCAAATGAGCCAAGGACAGCTCAATCTTACGCAAATCCGCCAAATGAAACTTTGCTACGACAATCCACCAGATCAgatatttatataattcgaatcaataggATTCGAATTAGCCTCGCACATAATTCGAATTGAAACAATTCGAATTAATGTTTGTCAATCTAAGCACGTAGTTCGAATTAACTTGTCACGAATTATGCATGCAGACTCACACGTAATTCGAATTGACTTGTCTCGAATTATGCATGAAAAATCACAAGTAATTCAAATCAATACGATTCGAACTACCAAAGCTTAAATCGAAGTATATTAATTCGAATTAGTATGTTTAGGGTTAGAAACTCATATTTCGAAACATATGGATTCGAATTACTCATACTGGGTAATTCGAATttaattgattcgaattatatatatatggtgcgaatgaagttgattcgaattagtttGGAGTCGTTTTCTATATATATGTTGTGAAATCAGGTTGCTGTGAACAAAGAGgtgagatggctagtgaggatagTTTTCTAGTGCTAGTACaccacagaggatcgattaagagaaaaactcAGTCTGGGGTGAAGTTCACGGATAAGGATCCTCTATGTATTATCGTGAGCCCCATGACCAGTTACGATGGTCTCGTGAGCTCCGTGCTTGGCAAACTTGGTCTGGAAGGAGTGAAGAgagttaagaagtttttctatcgcattccaatcacggtgctccacgatacggtgaagtatgattgtttcactatcgggagtgatgaggacttgcaggtcatgtttctTTCTCTTAGGCAGTTTCCGGAGGTGAGGACACCGGAGCTGTTGGCTAAGTTCTTCGACGTGGTATCTAGCTCTGGTGGGTCGAACCGGAATGCCAACACTATAGCCACGGCGGTCAGTTCGAGCTCGAGACCTGCGGTTGCTTCTTCCTCCATTCCAGTGTATGAGGCAGCGGTCCAGCCTGCCGCCTCCCCATCGTTTGCTGTTGATCTCGCCGGCAATGTTGGAGACGAGGTTGGATATGAAGAACATCATCCGACTGAAGTACAGTGTCCTCCACCGGCTGGTGTTGGCGAGGGATTGTGTGATGATCCGGATGATGATGAAGTCGAGCCGGATATTATCACTGATGAAAGCGGCGATGATGTTGGAGCGAGTGATCCGATAATGCCTACTGGTGGTTCTAGTTCTGGCACAAATCAGTACCCACCCCATTTTTCATCTTTGGAtctggatgccatgaggcaggacGAACACCTCGGGCAGCTAGCtggatttggcgctagagatACCGAAGGGTCTGCCAGtatgacagagttccaggttggccAACAATtccaggataaagatgaggcgcTGTTGAGTGTCAAGACGTACAGCATCcgccgaggggtacagtacaaggtagttgAGTCTGACTATCGCCGGTACGTGggaaagtgttctgagtttgggaatgggtgcacatggttgattaggCTGAGCCTCTGACAACGCAAGGGCATCTGGGAAGTCAAGCGGTACAACGGGCCGCATACCTGCCTCGCCACCTCCATCTCCAGTGACCATAAGAGCTTGGACTACCACGTGATAGCGACATTCatcatgccaatggttagggctgacgcATCCGTCAACATCAAGGTGCTTCTAAATGCAACGGCAGCACACTTTGGCTTCAGGCCTACATACCGGAGGGtgtggatggcgaagcagaaggcggTCGCAATCATCTACGGGgactgggatgagtcgtacaaTGAGCTCCCTTGGTGGATCTTAGGAGTTCAGTT is a window encoding:
- the LOC107636047 gene encoding uncharacterized protein LOC107636047 translates to MPTKTRLLASIGRGFRRGGVYRKDERGESRRQEGCCEQRGEMASEDSFLVLVHHRGSIKRKTQSGVKFTDKDPLCIIVSPMTSYDGLVMFLSLRQFPEVRTPELLAKFFDVVSSSGGSNRNANTIATAVSSSSRPAVASSSIPVYEAAVQPAASPSFAVDLAGNVGDEVGYEEHHPTEVQCPPPAGVGEGLCDDPDDDEVEPDIITDESGDDVGASDPIMPTGGSSSGTNQYPPHFSSLDLDAMRQDEHLGQLAGFGARDTEGSASMTEFQVGQQFQDKDEALLSVKTYSIRRGVQYKVVESDYRRYVGKCSEFGNGCTWLIRLSL